The following are from one region of the Spirochaetales bacterium genome:
- a CDS encoding histone deacetylase family protein: protein MPDKNEETDVSMFRIRRIYDDILPVNKHTLTQVAAILRDRFPAISDYEVSSLADHLKNPMKYRYRSILFVSDDMMGRVKGFALLNHYPDLNFIYLDYVSTSKTVARRGIGGALYERVREEALTLKVLGIFFECLPDDPELCKDPELLKQNRMRLKFYERYGAFPIANTTYETPLTPDDDNPPYLVFDGLGKHPVLHRDLVKLIVTAILERKYSGICPPDYIDAVLSSFKDEPVQLRKPLYIKEEHPVTVAVTIPQDKKIVLVINDKHDIHHVRERGYVEVPVRIRRIAQKCLTSNLFRKIPVKHFSERHITAIHEARFVHYLRDVSKHLKAGESVYPYIFPIRNKRHLPKDLIYRAGYYCIDTFTPINAHAYIAAKRAVDCALTAADELCRGDRIAYALVRPPGHHAERNTCGGFCYFNSAAAAAHFLSRLGKVAMLDIDYHHGNGQQDIFYERNDVLTISIHGHPSFSYPFFSGFEDETGKGAGEGFNINMPLPEHINSGLYIDCIKRAVEKISRFDPSFLIVLLGLDISRGDPVGTWEIVQEDFEVIGEMIGSLDIPTLVVQEGGYNTRHLGANAMGFFKGLWHGIYPS, encoded by the coding sequence TTGCCGGACAAAAATGAGGAAACGGACGTGTCGATGTTTCGTATCAGAAGAATTTACGACGATATTCTCCCCGTCAACAAGCACACACTGACACAGGTCGCGGCTATCCTGAGGGACCGCTTCCCGGCAATCTCGGATTACGAAGTATCGTCGCTTGCCGATCATCTGAAAAATCCCATGAAATACAGATACCGGTCAATCCTTTTTGTCTCCGATGATATGATGGGGAGGGTAAAAGGATTCGCCCTTCTCAATCATTATCCCGATCTCAATTTCATCTACCTCGATTACGTGTCGACCTCGAAAACCGTAGCGAGGAGAGGAATCGGCGGGGCACTTTACGAACGAGTCCGCGAAGAAGCACTCACCCTGAAAGTGCTGGGAATCTTTTTCGAATGCCTTCCCGATGATCCTGAGTTGTGCAAAGACCCCGAGTTACTCAAGCAGAACAGGATGCGGCTGAAATTCTATGAACGCTACGGCGCTTTTCCCATTGCCAACACAACGTATGAAACGCCGCTGACGCCGGACGACGACAATCCGCCTTATCTCGTCTTTGACGGACTGGGCAAACACCCGGTCCTTCACCGCGACCTTGTGAAACTTATTGTCACCGCCATCCTGGAACGCAAATATTCGGGTATCTGTCCTCCTGATTATATCGATGCGGTCCTTTCTTCTTTTAAAGACGAGCCAGTTCAATTACGAAAACCGCTCTATATAAAAGAGGAACACCCGGTGACGGTCGCCGTTACGATACCGCAAGACAAAAAAATCGTGCTTGTCATAAACGACAAACACGATATCCATCATGTACGCGAACGGGGGTATGTCGAGGTGCCGGTCAGGATCAGGAGAATTGCGCAGAAATGCCTAACGAGCAACCTTTTCAGAAAAATACCCGTAAAGCATTTCTCCGAGCGCCATATCACGGCGATTCACGAGGCCCGGTTCGTCCATTATCTTCGCGATGTCAGCAAACATCTCAAAGCCGGCGAATCGGTCTATCCCTATATTTTCCCCATACGGAACAAGCGGCATTTGCCGAAAGACCTGATTTACCGGGCGGGCTATTATTGCATAGACACCTTCACTCCGATCAATGCACATGCCTATATTGCCGCGAAACGTGCGGTCGACTGTGCGCTGACCGCGGCGGACGAACTCTGCCGCGGCGACCGAATCGCGTACGCCCTTGTCCGCCCCCCCGGACATCACGCGGAACGCAATACCTGCGGAGGATTCTGTTATTTCAATTCGGCGGCGGCGGCCGCCCATTTTTTAAGCAGACTCGGTAAAGTCGCAATGCTCGATATCGACTATCATCACGGCAACGGCCAGCAGGATATTTTCTACGAACGGAATGACGTTCTCACTATCTCAATTCACGGTCATCCGTCTTTTTCATACCCGTTCTTTTCCGGATTTGAAGATGAAACCGGGAAGGGCGCGGGTGAGGGCTTCAATATAAATATGCCGCTTCCAGAACATATAAATTCCGGTCTCTATATCGATTGCATCAAGCGGGCGGTGGAAAAAATATCCCGGTTCGATCCTTCCTTCCTCATCGTGCTTTTAGGACTCGATATTTCACGGGGCGACCCCGTCGGCACATGGGAAATCGTACAGGAAGATTTCGAGGTAATCGGTGAGATGATCGGGAGTCTTGACATTCCGACACTGGTCGTCCAGGAAGGCGGCTATAACACACGGCATCTGGGGGCCAACGCGATGGGCTTTTTCAAGGGACTCTGGCACGGTATATACCCGTCATAA
- a CDS encoding KamA family radical SAM protein, with the protein MRKHIYTTEVDKPPNEDVEPPGNMSVAFKLSLISPIPPVSKSPPISNDIAGQSVASFPVNEKARLFRDRFFPYVPEKEWNNWRWQLKHRIIDMETLKMYINLSDDEEKFFATDVSAFPISITPYYLSLIDPDDPGQPLRKAVVPVFSERLIMDVETEDPLGEDLDSPVPGIVHRYPDRVLFLVTNFCSTFCRYCTRSRLVSKETEKCNLAERWDLGIEYIKNNPAIRDVLVSGGDPLTLPDERIEWILSRLRDIDHVEIIRIGTKIPAVLPQRVTGGLLRILKKYHPLYINIHAMHPDELTPEMKAACARLADAGIPLGSQTVLLAGINDDSVTMRALMQGLLKTRVKPYYLYQCDLVPGSSHFRTPVEKGLEIIEGLRGHTTGMAVPHYVIDAPNGGGKIPLLPDYCVAVSDKHYVLRNYKHNTYVYPDRVC; encoded by the coding sequence ATGAGAAAGCACATTTACACAACGGAGGTCGATAAACCTCCGAATGAAGATGTAGAGCCTCCGGGTAATATGAGTGTGGCGTTCAAGCTATCACTCATAAGTCCAATCCCGCCTGTTTCCAAAAGCCCGCCTATAAGCAATGATATTGCAGGACAGTCTGTTGCATCGTTTCCCGTGAATGAAAAAGCCCGGCTATTCAGGGACCGGTTTTTTCCGTATGTTCCTGAGAAGGAATGGAACAACTGGCGCTGGCAGCTTAAGCACCGCATCATTGACATGGAAACGCTGAAGATGTACATCAACCTTTCGGATGACGAGGAAAAATTCTTCGCAACGGATGTGTCCGCTTTTCCAATCAGTATTACGCCCTACTACCTCAGCCTCATCGATCCCGATGATCCCGGCCAACCGCTGCGCAAAGCGGTGGTGCCCGTCTTTTCCGAAAGACTCATCATGGATGTCGAAACCGAAGACCCGCTTGGAGAAGATCTTGACAGTCCGGTACCCGGTATCGTTCACCGCTATCCGGACAGGGTCCTGTTCCTTGTCACGAATTTCTGTTCGACCTTCTGCAGGTACTGCACCCGTTCCCGTCTTGTCTCGAAAGAGACGGAAAAATGCAACCTCGCAGAACGCTGGGACCTGGGAATCGAGTATATCAAAAACAACCCGGCGATACGGGATGTCCTTGTCTCCGGCGGCGATCCCCTCACCCTTCCCGATGAACGTATCGAATGGATTCTTTCGCGCCTGAGAGATATCGATCACGTCGAGATTATCAGAATCGGGACAAAGATTCCGGCCGTCCTTCCACAGAGGGTTACCGGAGGTCTTTTGAGGATACTTAAGAAGTATCATCCGCTTTACATTAATATACACGCGATGCATCCGGATGAACTCACCCCTGAAATGAAAGCGGCATGTGCACGTCTCGCCGATGCAGGAATACCCCTGGGTAGCCAGACCGTTCTTCTTGCAGGAATCAATGATGACAGCGTGACAATGCGGGCGTTGATGCAGGGATTACTAAAAACAAGGGTAAAGCCGTACTACCTCTACCAGTGTGACCTCGTTCCAGGATCAAGCCATTTCCGGACACCGGTGGAAAAGGGACTCGAGATCATCGAGGGGTTGCGAGGACACACGACAGGTATGGCCGTCCCCCATTATGTCATCGATGCGCCGAACGGGGGGGGCAAAATCCCGCTGTTGCCGGACTATTGTGTGGCCGTATCGGACAAGCATTACGTATTGCGCAATTACAAACACAATACCTACGTGTATCCGGACAGGGTTTGTTAA
- a CDS encoding D-alanine--D-alanine ligase encodes MVIGITYDLREEYLAEGYSEEETAEFDSSATVDSIADTLAVLGHNVVRIGNVRELMRRLTMGERWDLVFNIAEGLSGYAREAQVPVILEMYDIPYTFSDPLLLSVCLHKGMAKHVIRDFGIPTPEFAVVGDESDIDDITLPFPLFAKPVAEGTGKGVTSSSMINSKEELAVQCVGLLQKFRQPVIVEGFLPGREFTVGILGTGKNARVIGVLEVILNNMAERHVYSYVNKEQCETLVTYRLSSDLSAETAAATALKTWRALGCRDAGRIDLRQDRDGIPCVMEINPLAGLNPTHSDLPMICSFAGMTYKELIDGIVESASCMRRESDNIAVPQRVSRCFSEQ; translated from the coding sequence ATGGTAATAGGAATTACCTATGATCTCCGGGAAGAGTATCTTGCTGAGGGATATTCCGAGGAAGAGACCGCAGAGTTCGACAGTTCCGCGACGGTCGACTCGATTGCCGATACGCTCGCGGTACTGGGCCACAATGTTGTACGGATCGGGAACGTCAGGGAACTGATGCGCCGGCTGACAATGGGAGAACGGTGGGATCTGGTGTTCAATATCGCTGAAGGACTCAGCGGGTACGCGCGTGAAGCGCAGGTTCCGGTAATCCTTGAAATGTATGATATACCCTATACCTTTTCGGATCCGCTTCTGCTTTCGGTCTGTCTGCACAAGGGAATGGCGAAACATGTTATCCGTGACTTCGGGATTCCTACGCCGGAGTTTGCCGTCGTGGGCGACGAATCCGATATCGATGATATAACGCTTCCTTTTCCACTTTTCGCAAAGCCCGTTGCCGAAGGAACGGGAAAGGGCGTTACCTCGTCGTCGATGATCAATTCGAAGGAAGAACTTGCCGTCCAGTGTGTCGGTCTTCTGCAAAAATTCAGGCAGCCGGTGATTGTCGAAGGATTTTTACCGGGAAGGGAGTTTACCGTCGGGATTCTCGGGACGGGGAAAAACGCGCGGGTCATCGGCGTTCTTGAAGTCATATTGAATAACATGGCCGAACGGCACGTGTATTCGTATGTCAACAAGGAACAGTGCGAGACACTCGTCACCTACAGGCTTTCTTCCGATCTGAGCGCGGAAACTGCCGCAGCTACCGCGCTAAAAACCTGGCGGGCGCTCGGATGCCGCGATGCCGGAAGGATCGATCTCCGGCAGGATCGGGATGGGATACCTTGTGTCATGGAAATCAATCCGCTTGCTGGACTCAATCCGACCCATTCGGACCTTCCCATGATCTGTTCGTTTGCCGGGATGACCTACAAGGAGCTTATCGACGGTATCGTCGAATCGGCGTCTTGCATGAGAAGGGAAAGCGACAATATAGCTGTGCCACAGAGAGTGTCCCGGTGCTTTTCTGAACAATGA
- a CDS encoding HAD hydrolase family protein: METLYVSDLDGTLLRSDESLSVYTTETLNRLIADRLSFTIATARTPESASRILDGLNLRLPVVYMNGGYIKNPRTGRLHAEYFLDHSLISSVLALFNRFSISPIVYAVTPEGEKKIFYLGINNSAEELFINSRLKRGDRRLRLVESMDFLHDHRIIMINGIEIPQRLAPLMDSASKECAAACTLLEDVYCPGFCWIEIAHRAANKRDGIIFLRSYLKPDRVVSFGDNLNDIGMFTASDAAFAVANAHEKCRQCATGIIESNDSDGVAKYLAGTHNARV; encoded by the coding sequence ATGGAAACACTCTACGTATCCGACCTGGACGGAACGCTGCTCAGATCAGACGAATCGTTAAGCGTCTATACCACAGAAACACTCAACCGGCTCATCGCAGACAGGCTTTCGTTTACCATCGCCACGGCAAGGACACCCGAATCGGCGTCGCGTATCCTCGACGGACTGAACCTGCGGTTACCGGTCGTCTATATGAACGGCGGGTATATCAAGAACCCCCGCACCGGACGCCTCCATGCCGAATATTTTCTCGACCACAGCCTCATTTCATCCGTTCTCGCGCTCTTCAACAGGTTTTCGATCTCACCGATCGTCTACGCGGTTACCCCGGAGGGCGAAAAAAAGATATTTTATCTGGGAATCAACAACAGCGCCGAAGAGCTTTTTATCAACAGCCGTCTTAAGCGGGGTGACAGACGGCTGCGTCTCGTCGAGAGTATGGATTTTCTGCACGACCACCGGATCATCATGATAAACGGCATAGAAATCCCGCAACGGCTTGCCCCCCTTATGGATTCGGCGTCAAAAGAGTGTGCGGCAGCCTGCACATTACTCGAAGATGTGTATTGCCCCGGGTTCTGCTGGATCGAGATCGCCCACCGCGCCGCCAACAAGCGCGACGGAATCATATTCCTCCGATCGTATCTCAAACCGGACCGCGTGGTAAGCTTCGGAGACAACCTCAACGACATCGGCATGTTCACGGCATCGGATGCCGCTTTTGCCGTGGCAAACGCACATGAAAAATGCAGACAATGCGCAACGGGGATCATCGAAAGCAATGATTCGGACGGGGTGGCAAAATATCTCGCCGGAACGCACAACGCACGCGTCTGA
- the amrB gene encoding AmmeMemoRadiSam system protein B, whose amino-acid sequence MPADYPKLRPVEAFAMEDNLIGLRDLEGFTKKIVMLKPEIFFICTLFDGRHSIVDIQEAFSKQFGVMVTGEIVRQIIDKLDEYFFLETERFIEERKKEIAAFRGNTVRSAVHAGSAYEGDPSKLRLQLEEFFNRTDSPGIPDTSKPTGRLIGLMAPHIDIERGGLCFAQSYAELARECNAETFLILGIAHMPTEKTFVVTEKDFETPFGILPSEKRFISILRGKCRRDFSSDEFVHKNEHSIEFQVLFLQYLFQKKNGISIIPVLCSSMHESIMNNTSPYRKAEIKEFIDALGETIDMFDGDVCVIAGVDLSHIGQRFNQDITITDTVAGELKESDRKLLEPVLDGDAEMFIQRIAEQTDRTNICGIPAIYTLLKLLNPKKSKLLLYDQSIDYGANSIVSFAGAGFYR is encoded by the coding sequence ATGCCAGCCGATTATCCGAAATTACGCCCGGTCGAAGCATTCGCGATGGAAGATAACCTTATCGGTCTTCGCGATCTCGAGGGTTTTACTAAAAAAATCGTTATGTTAAAGCCGGAGATATTTTTTATCTGTACGCTTTTCGACGGCCGGCATTCGATCGTCGATATTCAGGAAGCATTTTCAAAACAATTCGGGGTGATGGTAACCGGTGAAATCGTCCGGCAGATTATCGATAAGCTGGATGAATATTTTTTTCTCGAAACCGAACGATTTATCGAGGAGCGAAAGAAAGAGATTGCCGCGTTCAGGGGCAATACGGTCCGGTCCGCCGTTCATGCGGGAAGCGCGTATGAAGGAGATCCGTCAAAATTACGGCTGCAACTCGAGGAATTTTTCAATCGTACCGATAGTCCGGGTATTCCCGACACATCGAAGCCGACAGGACGTCTCATTGGACTGATGGCACCTCACATCGATATTGAAAGGGGAGGGCTCTGTTTCGCTCAAAGCTATGCGGAACTCGCAAGAGAGTGTAACGCCGAGACCTTTCTCATTCTCGGTATCGCTCATATGCCGACGGAAAAAACCTTTGTAGTCACGGAGAAGGATTTCGAAACACCATTCGGCATTCTTCCCTCGGAAAAACGCTTTATTTCGATACTCAGGGGAAAATGCAGGCGCGACTTTTCAAGCGACGAGTTTGTCCATAAAAACGAACACTCGATCGAGTTCCAGGTTCTTTTCCTCCAATACCTGTTTCAGAAAAAGAATGGTATATCGATCATTCCCGTCCTCTGTTCTTCGATGCACGAAAGCATAATGAACAATACCTCCCCGTATCGGAAGGCGGAGATAAAAGAGTTTATCGATGCCCTTGGTGAAACAATAGATATGTTTGACGGTGATGTATGCGTCATTGCGGGTGTGGATTTGAGCCATATCGGGCAGCGTTTCAATCAGGATATCACAATTACGGATACCGTCGCGGGGGAGCTTAAAGAAAGCGACCGGAAACTCCTCGAACCGGTTTTGGACGGCGATGCCGAGATGTTTATACAGCGTATCGCCGAACAAACGGACCGTACCAATATCTGCGGGATACCGGCAATCTATACCCTTTTAAAGCTGCTTAACCCGAAAAAATCGAAACTCCTGCTGTATGACCAGTCGATCGATTATGGCGCCAATTCCATTGTCTCGTTCGCCGGTGCGGGATTTTACCGGTAA
- a CDS encoding carbohydrate kinase: protein MYLLGFDIGSSSIKACLLEAETGRLVANAMSPDDEMTMIVKKMGWAEQEPSVWWKHVVEVSRKIKEKAGSKMNDVGAIGISYQMHGLVVVDRDLNVLRPSIIWCDSRAVGMGEKMAGKIGSDDCLKHLLNLPGNFTASKLLWVRENEPDVYGKVWKAMLPGDFIAMKMTGEVKTTGTGLSEGILWDFTRDALADQVLDAGGMSRGLIPDLVPVFSVHGRLSQKAAGELGLKAGIPISYRAGDQPNNALSLNCINPGDVAATAGTSGVVYAVSDKISYDPLSRVNTFLHVNHSKENHRYGTLLCINGTGILYSWLKHTLVPGMDYKEMDGAAGQSKPGAEGLFFFPYGNGAERTLENIDIGSMVARLNFNIHKREHVLRAAQEGVIFALKYGLDIIEGMGISINQVKAGYANMFKSSLFGEIFANVSGSMVELYNTDGSQGAARGAGIGAGIYKSAEEAFSGLTKVHTIEPQKEAASSYKGIYAEWKSILETILHSEKEKGVNK from the coding sequence GTGTATTTATTAGGTTTTGATATTGGAAGTTCGTCGATCAAGGCATGCCTTCTGGAAGCGGAGACCGGCAGACTGGTAGCAAATGCCATGTCCCCTGATGACGAGATGACCATGATCGTTAAAAAAATGGGTTGGGCGGAACAGGAGCCTTCGGTGTGGTGGAAACATGTTGTCGAGGTAAGCCGTAAAATTAAAGAAAAAGCCGGTTCGAAGATGAATGACGTCGGGGCGATCGGTATTTCCTACCAGATGCATGGTCTTGTTGTCGTGGATCGCGATTTGAATGTCCTGCGTCCTTCGATAATCTGGTGTGACAGCCGGGCTGTGGGGATGGGAGAAAAGATGGCCGGTAAAATCGGCAGCGACGATTGTCTCAAGCATCTCCTCAATCTTCCTGGAAATTTCACCGCCTCAAAACTCCTCTGGGTACGGGAGAATGAGCCTGATGTGTACGGCAAGGTGTGGAAGGCCATGCTTCCCGGCGATTTTATCGCGATGAAAATGACCGGTGAAGTAAAGACAACCGGTACGGGATTATCCGAAGGAATCCTGTGGGATTTTACCCGTGACGCATTGGCGGATCAGGTCCTCGATGCGGGAGGAATGTCTCGTGGACTCATTCCCGATCTCGTTCCGGTTTTTTCAGTCCACGGCCGGCTGTCGCAAAAGGCGGCGGGAGAGCTGGGATTGAAAGCGGGCATTCCGATTTCATACAGGGCGGGAGACCAGCCGAACAATGCCCTGTCCCTCAACTGTATCAATCCCGGCGACGTTGCGGCAACGGCAGGGACGTCGGGGGTAGTCTATGCGGTGAGTGACAAAATTTCCTACGATCCGCTTTCCCGTGTCAATACATTCCTTCATGTCAACCATTCAAAAGAAAACCACCGTTACGGAACGCTTCTCTGTATCAACGGAACCGGAATTCTCTACAGCTGGCTGAAACATACGCTGGTGCCCGGTATGGATTATAAGGAGATGGACGGCGCCGCCGGACAGTCGAAACCCGGGGCCGAAGGGCTTTTCTTTTTCCCATACGGAAACGGGGCAGAGCGAACCCTCGAGAATATCGATATCGGGTCCATGGTAGCACGTCTCAATTTCAACATCCATAAGCGCGAACATGTCCTCAGGGCCGCCCAGGAAGGGGTGATCTTTGCGCTGAAATACGGCCTCGATATAATCGAGGGGATGGGAATCAGTATAAACCAGGTAAAGGCGGGTTATGCGAATATGTTCAAAAGCTCGCTTTTCGGCGAGATTTTTGCCAATGTGAGCGGTTCGATGGTCGAACTGTATAACACGGACGGTTCGCAGGGTGCCGCACGGGGAGCCGGTATCGGTGCGGGAATATACAAGAGTGCGGAAGAGGCCTTCTCCGGTTTGACGAAGGTTCATACGATCGAACCGCAGAAAGAAGCCGCATCATCATATAAAGGAATCTATGCAGAATGGAAATCCATTCTGGAGACTATATTACATTCTGAGAAAGAGAAAGGGGTTAATAAATGA
- the ilvE gene encoding branched-chain-amino-acid transaminase: MKMKVYIDGKYYEKDEAKISVYDHGLLYGDGVFEGIRVYAGKVFKLEAHIGRLYRSAQAIALNIPIKEAETAAVVLKTVELNGIHEGYIRLLVTRGRGDLGVDPRKCPVPSVIVIVDDISLYPREFYAKGISVITASTRRMPADCLDPRIKSLNYLNNILAKIEASRAGALEAIMLSREGYVTECTGDNIFIINNKTIITPLSHSGILEGITRETVIELSGALHLPFRASTLTRYDLYNAEECFLTGTGAEIIPVISIDGRTIGTGSPGPVTRRLIEAFRQRVTSI, translated from the coding sequence ATGAAAATGAAGGTATATATCGACGGGAAATATTACGAGAAAGACGAGGCGAAAATATCGGTGTACGATCACGGACTTCTCTACGGGGACGGGGTGTTCGAGGGTATCAGGGTGTATGCCGGAAAAGTATTCAAACTGGAGGCGCATATCGGGAGATTATACAGAAGCGCACAGGCAATCGCTTTAAATATACCGATAAAGGAGGCCGAAACGGCGGCCGTCGTTTTGAAAACGGTCGAATTAAACGGAATACACGAGGGCTACATACGCCTGCTGGTCACACGGGGAAGGGGCGATCTGGGTGTAGACCCCCGCAAGTGTCCGGTTCCTTCCGTTATTGTTATCGTCGACGATATTTCACTCTACCCACGGGAGTTTTATGCAAAAGGAATCAGCGTGATAACCGCCTCAACCAGGAGGATGCCGGCCGACTGTCTGGATCCGAGGATAAAATCACTCAATTATCTCAATAACATTCTGGCAAAAATCGAGGCAAGCCGTGCAGGCGCGCTTGAAGCGATCATGCTCAGCAGGGAAGGTTACGTGACGGAATGTACCGGTGATAATATCTTTATTATTAATAATAAAACCATTATTACCCCCCTTTCACACTCCGGCATTCTCGAAGGGATAACACGGGAAACCGTGATCGAATTATCCGGGGCGCTGCACCTTCCCTTCCGGGCATCCACCCTCACCCGTTATGATCTCTACAACGCGGAAGAATGCTTTCTTACCGGTACGGGCGCGGAAATCATTCCCGTTATCTCCATCGACGGCCGTACCATCGGGACAGGAAGCCCCGGCCCCGTAACGCGCCGGCTTATCGAAGCATTCAGACAAAGGGTGACATCCATATAA
- a CDS encoding TrmB family transcriptional regulator has translation MKFGFTEYEARAYIGLLKSNPATAYEIAKTSGLPTSKIYEVLARLSEKGVVIETMKGNKKHYSPLEPTELIGIYRGRMKKTLESLEEQLSIVGEETEISYIWNISDYTDFIERARRMVSGSQSTLLISTWKEEAEHLADLLEEKEKAKIRMAIVHFGKPNITTGQLFPHPIEDTIYAEKGGRGFVLIADGREAIVGTVEENGNVEGAWSRNSGFVTLAEDYVKHDVYIMKIVNRFDRLLIERFGNNYVKLRDIFNDEEV, from the coding sequence ATGAAATTCGGTTTTACCGAATATGAAGCGCGTGCCTATATCGGCCTGCTCAAATCGAATCCGGCGACTGCCTATGAAATCGCAAAAACTTCCGGGCTTCCGACATCGAAAATATATGAAGTGCTGGCGCGGCTTTCGGAAAAGGGGGTCGTCATCGAAACGATGAAAGGCAATAAAAAGCACTACAGCCCCCTTGAACCCACGGAGTTGATCGGAATTTACCGGGGAAGGATGAAGAAAACACTCGAATCCCTCGAAGAACAGCTTTCGATCGTTGGAGAGGAAACAGAAATTTCATACATCTGGAACATATCGGACTATACCGATTTTATCGAACGTGCGCGCCGTATGGTATCCGGTTCACAATCAACGCTTTTGATTTCGACATGGAAAGAGGAAGCGGAACACCTTGCCGATCTTCTCGAAGAAAAGGAAAAAGCGAAAATAAGGATGGCGATCGTTCATTTCGGCAAACCGAATATCACGACCGGGCAACTTTTTCCCCATCCGATCGAAGACACGATCTATGCGGAAAAGGGCGGCCGCGGTTTTGTCCTGATCGCCGACGGAAGAGAAGCGATCGTGGGAACCGTGGAAGAAAACGGTAACGTCGAAGGGGCATGGAGCAGGAACTCGGGATTCGTCACCCTTGCTGAAGACTATGTCAAACACGATGTGTATATCATGAAAATCGTCAATCGATTTGACAGGCTGCTGATAGAACGGTTCGGCAACAATTACGTCAAATTACGGGATATATTCAACGACGAGGAGGTATGA
- a CDS encoding efflux RND transporter periplasmic adaptor subunit, protein MMKNFFPLSLFIMLIFYHACSGEDSDGGTYATYSAPDDVPALSVDVLEVSKGALIEEIRVSGIIEGNNEVDVVSETSGIIVSIGFEAGDTVAKGEALVKVDDSIALYTRNQAALDLETARLDLEAKEKFYKSGNTSLLELTRAKSVFNGQKARYESALKAYEDTTIRTPIAGTVARREQGISAGNYLNRGQRIARIIDDSAFILRASVGERQVVLLEIGSEAVVDVPAAGENRISATVTAVAGGSDRETGSFPVLISWKNSKAGDVKSGMSAVADIKTKSGDTAVIIPLSSIVNREGGTYVFVAKDGKAEAALIRPGERFGERIVVEAGLEPGDLLVISRISSLKPGYPVRASVVGKSGGYR, encoded by the coding sequence ATGATGAAAAATTTTTTTCCGTTATCATTATTTATTATGCTTATTTTTTATCACGCGTGTTCTGGTGAGGATTCGGACGGCGGGACATACGCGACGTATTCCGCCCCGGATGATGTTCCGGCTCTTTCGGTCGATGTCCTCGAGGTATCGAAAGGCGCCCTGATCGAGGAAATCAGGGTGTCGGGGATCATCGAGGGAAATAATGAGGTGGATGTGGTATCGGAAACAAGCGGCATCATTGTCTCGATTGGTTTTGAAGCGGGTGATACAGTTGCAAAAGGTGAGGCGCTCGTAAAGGTGGATGACAGTATCGCGTTGTATACGAGAAATCAGGCCGCACTGGATCTCGAAACCGCACGACTCGATCTTGAGGCGAAAGAAAAGTTTTATAAAAGCGGGAATACCTCCCTCCTCGAATTGACAAGGGCAAAAAGCGTCTTTAACGGCCAGAAGGCACGGTATGAATCGGCGCTTAAAGCCTATGAAGACACGACGATACGAACACCAATCGCCGGGACGGTCGCACGCCGCGAACAGGGGATTTCAGCCGGTAATTATCTGAACCGGGGGCAGCGGATAGCGCGGATCATCGACGACTCGGCGTTCATTCTCCGGGCAAGTGTCGGTGAAAGACAGGTTGTCCTGCTCGAGATCGGCTCGGAGGCGGTCGTCGACGTTCCTGCAGCCGGAGAAAACAGGATATCCGCGACGGTCACCGCCGTGGCGGGCGGAAGCGATCGGGAGACGGGAAGCTTCCCCGTTCTCATTTCCTGGAAAAACTCAAAGGCGGGCGATGTGAAGTCCGGCATGTCGGCCGTCGCCGATATCAAGACCAAAAGCGGCGATACAGCCGTCATTATACCCCTTTCCTCGATCGTCAATCGCGAAGGCGGCACCTATGTGTTTGTCGCGAAAGACGGGAAGGCCGAGGCGGCGTTGATACGTCCCGGAGAACGATTCGGTGAACGGATCGTTGTCGAGGCGGGGCTCGAGCCGGGAGACCTTCTCGTCATTTCGAGAATATCTTCTCTGAAACCCGGTTATCCGGTCAGGGCATCGGTCGTCGGGAAAAGCGGAGGGTATCGATGA